In Yarrowia lipolytica chromosome 1F, complete sequence, a genomic segment contains:
- a CDS encoding uncharacterized protein (Compare to YALI0F30173g, similar to uniprot|Q02939 Saccharomyces cerevisiae YPL122c TFB2 TFIIH subunit (transcription/repair factor), similar to Saccharomyces cerevisiae TFB2 (YPL122C); ancestral locus Anc_8.620) encodes MTSQFKNSINDYLEGLPEAVLTRLYQSPATCLAVFRLLPALARTLIMGMIFNPDPIAVADVDALVKPSSQRLKLETQKKLRLLHIFTETQAHIIINPTFKKNLRAALVGGDQNISFGVPCDTEDKHKVDVAFLDAHAVSQWEMILHFMVGTSIGRTPSDGVLNLLKHSGLMEPERGGLRITNAGFQFLLQDVNAQIWTLLLQYLNMSEYLQMDPVDVLNFIFMLGSLELGQDYSLSALSETQKHMLEDLRDYGIVYQRKASSRRFYPTRLATTLTSETAALRTASQSMEAATQDTISSSVAADSGFIILETNFRLYAYTESPLQIAVLNLFVNLKTRFANMVTGQINRDSVRFALSNGITAEQIITYLSVHAHPRMKGMEHVLPPTVVDQIKLWQLEMDRIRATDGYLFSEFKNFDEYKDVSTYAKELGVLLYENPGKRKFVSTLAGSQQIVEFVKRRNQKHRSSAN; translated from the coding sequence ATGACGAGCCAGTTCAAAAACAGCATCAATGACTACCTGGAAGGTCTTCCGGAGGCAGTACTAACTCGGCTGTACCAGTCTCCGGCCACATGTCTGGCGGTGTTCCGACTGCTACCTGCTCTGGCAAGAACACTCATCATGGGCATGATTTTCAACCCCGATCCCATAGCAGTAGCCGACGTCGACGCTCTGGTGAAGCCTTCAAGTCAGCGACTCAAGCTCGAAACACAGAAGAAACTGCGACTGCTCCACATTTTCACAGAGACCCAGGCCCATATCATCATTAATCCGACATTCAAAAAGAACCTGAGGGCAGCTCTGGTAGGAGGAGACCAGAACATTTCGTTTGGAGTGCCCTGCGACACGGAAGACAAACACAAGGTGGATGTGGCGTTTTTGGATGCTCACGCTGTCTCTCAATGGGAGATGATCTTACATTTTATGGTCGGAACGTCGATTGGAAGAACACCCAGTGATGGAGTGCTCAACCTGCTGAAGCACAGTGGACTTATGGAACCCGAACGGGGAGGACTGAGAATCACCAATGCAGGATTCCAGTTCTTGCTACAGGATGTAAATGCTCAGATTTGGACACTGTTGCTCCAGTATCTCAACATGTCCGAGTATCTGCAGATGGATCCTGTAGACGTGCTCAACTTCATTTTCATGCTAGGTTCTCTCGAGCTAGGCCAGGACTACTCGCTCAGTGCACTCTCcgagacacagaaacacatGCTGGAGGATCTGCGGGATTACGGTATCGTCTACCAGCGAAAAGCATCGTCTAGACGATTCTATCCTACGCGACTGGCTACTACTCTGACATCAGAAACGGCTGCACTTAGAACAGCCAGTCAGAGCATGGAAGCAGCTACACAAGACACAATTTCGTCTTCTGTTGCTGCCGACTCTGGATTTATCATTCTGGAAACTAATTTCAGACTCTACGCCTACACAGAGTCTCCACTACAGATCGCAGTACTGAACCTTTTTGTCAATCTTAAGACACGATTTGCAAACATGGTTACCGGTCAGATCAACCGAGACTCGGTTCGATTTGCGCTCTCAAACGGTATTACTGCCGAACAAATCATCACATATCTCTCTGTTCATGCACACCCACGTATGAAGGGGATGGAACACGTTCTTCCCCCTACTGTGGTGGATCAGATCAAACTGTGGCAACTTGAGATGGACAGAATCCGAGCCACCGACGGTTACTTGTTCTCCGAGTTCAAAAACTTtgacgagtacaaggaTGTCTCCACTTatgccaaggagctgggcGTTCTCTTGTATGAGAATCCTGGAAAGCGAAAGTTCGTGTCTACGCTTGCTGGTTCTCAGCAGATTGTTGAGTTTGTCAAACGACGAAATCAAAAGCACCGTAGCTCCGCAAACTGA
- a CDS encoding uncharacterized protein (Compare to YALI0F30195g, weakly similar to DEHA0E05412g Debaryomyces hansenii, similar to Saccharomyces cerevisiae YLR287C; ancestral locus Anc_6.82) produces the protein MVLPRNKRRPAKPKAALKPDNPDTEKLNKLFAELTQLDEDLAATDIVWKETKSVEKKTDKTDEQIFATVSDLAKLCHAHMTKCGVAFKPPVSVDIAVHTVSDLRKVLPAFTGEYQNFVSLSDSSDAHELMQKELRIKLRDVCGGISTFSRVVQSLLKMDSKAAQTMLDNVPVGDSDDEVTDAIGNLTVEEEVKGPELSAEEQEEQIAAEAYSKQLIRVAQTWKYCNAVQEFCKTPFLDVAKRRLKETCLVMTDAVNELKEWLDNADDEDDDPFGLDDYEDTDDEAEPAAPAAPTSRSDEIVALAEKWHAKLITLFKLVQALASRYSSLCKADADATSKDRLVSVNSRIYKLAAGVDDLVTGFLMNSSVAELEGESTKLDELVRDLAKSERLSPDGSSDAVTVYIDSAFSSAYGL, from the coding sequence ATGGTCCTTCCTAGAAACAAAAGACGGCCCGCTAAGCCCAAGGCGGCACTCAAGCCCGACAACCCCGACACagagaagctcaacaagctgttTGCCGAGCTCACACAGCTCGATGAGGATCTCGCAGCAACAGATATCGTGTGgaaggagaccaagagtgtggagaagaagaccgacAAGACCGATGAGCAGATTTTCGCCACCGTCAGCGACCTAGCGAAATTGTGCCATGCCCACATGACCAAGTGTGGTGTGGCCTTCAAGCCCCCTGTGTCCGTGGACATTGCTGTTCATACTGTTTCTGATCTGCGTAAGGTGTTGCCAGCCTTCACTGGAGAGTATCAGAActttgtgtctctgtctgACAGTAGTGATGCTCACGAATTGATGCAAAAGGAGCTTCGTATTAAGCTTAGAGATGTCTGTGGTGGTATTTCGACTTTCAGCCGTGTTGTCCAGTCTCTTCTGAAGATGGATAGTAAGGCTGCCCAGACTATGCTTGATAACGTGCCTGTAGGTGACAGTGACGACGAAGTGACTGATGCAATTGGCAACCTcactgtggaggaggaagtcAAGGGCCCCGAACTGTCTGCTGAGGAGCAAGAGGAACAGATTGCTGCTGAAGCATACTCCAAGCAACTGATTCGAGTAGCTCAGACCTGGAAATACTGCAACGCCGTCCAGGAGTTCTGCAAGACCCCATTCTTGGACGTCGCCAAGAGACGTCTCAAGGAGACCTGTTTGGTCATGACTGATGCTGTtaacgagctcaaggagtgGCTGGATAATGCTGAtgacgaagatgatgatCCCTTTGGACTGGACGACTATGAAGACACTGATGACGAGGCagaacctgctgctcccgctGCCCCTACTTCCCGAAGCGACGAAATTGTTGCTTTGGCTGAGAAGTGGCATGCAAAGCTCATTACCCTATTCAAGCTCGTTCAGGCTCTGGCATCACGATACTCGTCTCTATGCAAGGCTGATGCTGATGCCACTTCCAAGGACAGACTTGTAAGTGTCAACTCCCGTATTTATAAGCTTGCTGCCGGCGTCGACGACCTTGTCACCGGCTTCCTCATGAACAGCTCTGTCGCTGAGCTTGAGGGTGAATCTACCAAACTGGACGAGCTAGTGCGAGACTTGGCAAAGTCCGAGCGACTCAGCCCCGACGGGTCCAGCGATGCTGTCACTGTCTATATTGACAGTGCTTTTTCCTCCGCTTATGGGCTTTAA
- a CDS encoding uncharacterized protein (Compare to YALI0F30217g, highly similar to uniprot|Q8X230 Emericella nidulans VpsA GTPase), with protein MDEDLIKTVNRLQDAFATLGTTVNPIDLPQITVVGSQSSGKSSVLENIVGRDFLPRGTGIVTRRPLVLQLTNKPDSEEYGEFLHLPGKKFTDFNEIRNEIAKETDKVTGSNAGISSSPINLRIYSPKVLTLTLVDLPGLTKVPVGDQPKDIERQIKEMVLGFISKPNAIILSVTAANTDLANSDGLKLAREVDPEGTRTIGVLTKIDLMDQGTDVIDILAGRVIPLRYGYVPVINRGQKDIQSNKNISAALEYEKNFFEGHPSYRAKAQFCGTPFLARKLNMILRHHIKSQLPDIKSKIHSTLAKYQSELSALGGDDMLGSPSNIVLNLITEFSNEFRTNLDGNSQDLSTSELSGGARVSFVFHELYANGIKAIDPFDQVRDVDIRTILYNSSGSSPALFVGTEAFEVIVKQQIKRFEEPSLKCVALVYDELVRIAQLCLTRPGMKRYPKLKDQIFTLVVSFLKQALLPTNTLVSDIVSAEACYVNTGHPDFISGHTALSLIHDKHHPAPKTEVITGKNKRGSPAPTQTAQPPKDESKEGGFFGSFFSSKNKKKMAEMEAPPAVLKASGTLNEKESMETDVIKLLITSYFNIVRRTMNDLVPKVITLNLVKHSKDLLQKELLQKLYLNEKLDDLLQESDFTVQRRDECKKMVDSLSQAAEIVASV; from the exons ATGGATGAGGATCTAATCAAGACCGTTAACCGTCTTCAG GACGCATTCGCCACACTCGGAACTACTGTCAACCCTATTGATCTGCCTCAGATCACTGTGGTGGGCTCGCAATCGTCCGGAAAGTCGTCAGTGTTGGAGAACATTGTCGGCCGAGACTTCCTGCCCCGAGGAACGGGAATTGTCACCCGGCGGCCCCTTGTGCTCCAGCTGACCAACAAACCCGACTCGGAAGAGTACGGAGAGTTCCTGCATCTTCCCGGCAAAAAGTTCACCGACTTCAACGAGATCCGAAACGAAATTGCCAAGGAAACCGATAAGGTCACCGGGTCCAACGCAGGCATCTCATCGTCACCCATCAACTTGCGAATCTACTCGCCCAAGGTGCTTACCCTGACTCTGGTTGATCTACCCGGTCTCACAAAGGTCCCTGTTGGAGATCAGCCCAAGGACATTGAGCGACAGATCAAGGAAATGGTTCTGGGATTTATTTCCAAGCCCAATGCTATCATTCTGTCCGTCACTGCTGCTAACACCGATTTGGCCAACTCTGACGGTCTCAAGCTCGCCCGAGAAGTCGATCCCGAGGGAACCCGAACCATTGGTGTTCTTACCAAGATTGATCTTATGGACCAAGGCACAGACGTCATCGATATTTTGGCTGGCCGAGTTATTCCTCTCAGATACGGATACGTTCCCGTAATTAACCGAGGCCAGAAGGACATTCAGTCCAACAAGAACATTAGCGCTGCTCTAGAGTACGAGAAGAACTTTTTTGAGGGCCACCCCTCGTACCGAGCCAAGGCTCAGTTCTGCGGAACCCCCTTCCTTGCTCGAAAGCTGAACATGATCCTGCGACACCACATCAAGTCACAGCTCCCTGATATCAAGAGCAAGATTCACAGCACTCTTGCGAAGTATCAGAGCGAGCTTTCTGCCCTGGGAGGTGACGATATGCTTGGATCTCCCTCCAACATCGttctcaacctcatcaCTGAGTTCTCCAATGAGTTCCGAACCAACCTGGATGGTAACTCTCAGGACCTGTCTACCAGTGAGCTGTCTGGAGGTGCTCGAGTCTCGTTTGTCTTCCACGAGCTCTACGCCAATGGTATTAAGGCTATTGATCCCTTTGACCAGGTTCGAGACGTTGATATTCGAACCATTCTGTACAACTCCTCTGGTTCTTCTCCTGCCCTGTTTGTGGGTACCGAGGCCTTCGAGGTGATTgtcaagcagcagatcaAGCGGTTTGAGGAGCCCTCTCTGAAGTGTGTCGCTCTTGTCTACGACGAGCTAGTTAGAATTGCTCAGCTGTGTCTTACTCGTCCTGGTATGAAGCGATAccccaagctcaaggatCAGATCTTCACTCTGGTTGTCTCTTTCCTCAAGCAGGCTCTCCTCCCTACCAACACTCTTGTTTCTGACATTGTTTCTGCTGAAGCCTGTTACGTCAACACTGGTCACCCCGACTTCATTTCCGGCCACACCGCGCTCTCTCTTATCCACGACAAACACCATCCCGCACCAAAGACTGAGGTGATCACCGGCAAGAACAAGCGAGGATCTCCTGCACCTACACAGACTGCACAGCCCCCTAAGGATGAATCGAAGGAGGGCGGTTTCTTCGGCTCGTTCTTCTCttccaagaacaagaagaagatggctGAGATGGAGGCTCCTCCTGCCGTTCTCAAGGCTTCTGGTACTCTGAACGAGAAGGAGTCCATGGAGACAGATGTTATCAAGCTCCTCATCACGTCGTACTTCAACATTGTGCGACGAACCATGAACGATTTAGTGCCGAAGGTGATTACTCTTAACCTGGTCAAGCATTCCAAGGACTTGttgcagaaggagctgctccagaagctcTACCTAAATGAGAAGCTCGACGATCTGCTACAGGAGAGTGATTTTACCGTCCAGCGACGAGACGAATGCAAAAAGATGGTGGACAGTTTGTCCCAGGCAGCAGAAATCGTCGCTTCTGTATAA